The Eleutherodactylus coqui strain aEleCoq1 chromosome 6, aEleCoq1.hap1, whole genome shotgun sequence genome window below encodes:
- the LOC136632758 gene encoding cyclin-dependent kinase inhibitor 1B-like, with product MANIALQEDSMPALLLPRMGIGASGRGVCRSLFGPIDHDELRSELKRQLKEIQASDCQRWNFDFEAGTPLKGTFCWEPLESKDMPVFYRESKLCPASATPLPRQPSTRLPVPTVDTREESPAETVQDNKEFAKENADMAVKKCQGVKGPSKTSTHSTSSLLRKREISTSITDYFPKRKRIQALKTDNIKAAHHTLCTLEQTPRKKLR from the exons ATGGCCAATATTGCTCTGCAGGAGGACAGCATGCCAGCTTTACTACTGCCCAGAATGGGCATAGGGGCCAGCGGCAGGGGAGTTTGCAGAAGTTTATTTGGCCCCATCGATCATGATGAGCTGAGATCTGAGCTCAAGAGGCAACTCAAGGAGATCCAAGCATCTGACTGTCAACGTTGGAACTTTGATTTTGAAGCTGGAACACCACTGAAGGGGACTTTCTGTTGGGAACCTTTGGAAAGCAAGGATATGCCAGTCTTTTACAGAGAGAGCAAACTGTGCCCTGCCAGTGCCACCCCATTGCCCAGGCAACCAAGCACTAGGCTTCCTGTGCCAACAGTAGATACCAGAGAGGAGTCACCAGCTGAGACTGTGCAGGACAACAAGGAATTCGCTAAGGAAAACGCAGACATGGCTGTCAAGAAATGTCAAGGAGTTAAAGGGCCATCTAAGACGTCAACACACTCCACTTCATCGCTTCTCAGGAAGAGGGAGATCAGCACTTCTATAACTG ACTACTTCCCCAAGAGGAAGAGAATACAAGCCCTCAAGACTGACAACATTAAAGCTGCCCACCACACTCTTTGCACTTTGGAGCAGACACCTAGAAAGAAGCTCCGATGA